One segment of Mycobacterium spongiae DNA contains the following:
- the mycP gene encoding type VII secretion-associated serine protease mycosin, with protein MASPLKRACSWAGAVIATLTLVALSANIPAAQAIPPPSVDPAMVPPDGRPGPEEAMRRSNSCSSPITVRNPDVSEIAPGFNLLNISQAWKYSTGNGVSVAVIDTGVTPNPRLPVVAGGDYIMGDDGLQDCDAHGTIVSSIIAAAPLGILPMPRPLPATPAFPPLAGPAPATEAPAPPVEVPPPVPPPPPPSPVTITQTVPPPPPPGEAGAMAPSQGPPDPQTEDEPAVPPPPPGAPDGVVGVAPHATIISIRQSSRAFEPVHPRPAANAEDRVKAGTLNTVARAVVHAADMGAKVINISVTACLPAAAAGDQRALGAAVWYAATVKDAVIVAAAGNDGEAGCDNNPMYDPLDPADPRDWHQVKFVSAPSWFSDYVLSVGAVDATGAALAKSMAGPWVAAAGPGTHIMGLSPQGGGPVNAYPPSRPGEKNMPFWGTSFSAAYVSGVAALVRAKFPDLSAHQVINRIVQSAHNPPSGVNNRVGYGLVDPVAALTFNIPPGDRLPPGAQSRVITPAPPPPPADHRARNIAIGFVGAVAAGILVTTIAARLRRSR; from the coding sequence GTGGCTTCGCCATTGAAACGGGCGTGCTCATGGGCCGGGGCAGTGATCGCCACGCTCACCCTGGTTGCCCTGTCAGCTAATATTCCTGCCGCACAAGCCATCCCGCCACCATCGGTGGATCCGGCCATGGTGCCCCCCGACGGGCGGCCGGGCCCCGAGGAAGCCATGCGCCGCTCCAACAGTTGCTCTTCGCCAATCACCGTGAGAAACCCCGATGTGTCCGAGATTGCGCCCGGATTCAACCTGCTCAACATCAGCCAGGCGTGGAAGTACAGCACCGGCAACGGGGTGTCAGTCGCAGTCATCGACACCGGGGTCACTCCCAACCCGCGGTTGCCGGTCGTTGCCGGTGGCGACTACATCATGGGGGACGACGGGCTCCAAGATTGCGACGCGCACGGCACGATCGTGAGTTCCATTATCGCGGCTGCACCGCTCGGGATCTTGCCCATGCCACGGCCCTTGCCGGCGACGCCCGCGTTCCCCCCGCTTGCGGGGCCAGCGCCGGCTACCGAAGCGCCGGCCCCACCAGTAGAGGTTCCGCCCCCGGTACCGCCCCCGCCGCCGCCATCGCCGGTAACGATCACCCAGACCGTCCCACCACCCCCGCCACCGGGAGAGGCGGGTGCCATGGCACCGTCGCAGGGACCGCCGGATCCGCAGACTGAGGACGAGCCCGCGGTGCCGCCGCCCCCGCCGGGAGCGCCCGATGGCGTGGTCGGCGTCGCTCCCCACGCGACCATCATCTCGATTCGGCAGTCCTCTCGCGCGTTCGAACCGGTACACCCGCGACCGGCGGCCAACGCCGAGGACCGAGTCAAAGCCGGCACTCTCAACACGGTGGCGCGCGCGGTGGTGCATGCGGCCGATATGGGGGCGAAGGTCATCAACATCTCGGTGACCGCATGCCTTCCAGCGGCGGCCGCAGGCGACCAGCGGGCGCTAGGCGCGGCCGTGTGGTACGCGGCCACCGTCAAGGACGCGGTGATCGTGGCCGCCGCGGGCAATGACGGGGAAGCCGGCTGCGACAACAACCCGATGTATGACCCGTTGGATCCCGCGGATCCACGGGACTGGCATCAGGTCAAGTTTGTCTCCGCGCCATCGTGGTTTTCCGACTACGTCTTGTCGGTCGGAGCCGTCGATGCCACCGGCGCTGCACTCGCAAAGAGCATGGCGGGTCCCTGGGTTGCTGCTGCGGGGCCCGGCACTCACATCATGGGGTTGTCGCCGCAAGGCGGTGGACCGGTCAATGCTTATCCGCCCTCTCGGCCCGGCGAGAAGAACATGCCCTTTTGGGGCACCAGCTTCTCGGCGGCCTACGTCAGCGGCGTCGCGGCACTGGTAAGGGCCAAATTCCCGGACCTGAGCGCGCATCAGGTGATCAACCGCATCGTGCAGTCGGCGCACAATCCGCCATCGGGGGTGAACAACAGAGTGGGCTACGGTCTCGTAGATCCGGTTGCCGCACTGACATTCAACATCCCCCCCGGCGACCGTCTGCCCCCAGGCGCCCAAAGCCGAGTGATCACCCCCGCCCCGCCGCCCCCGCCGGCGGACCATCGCGCGCGCAACATCGCTATCGGCTTCGTCGGCGCCGTGGCCGCCGGAATCCTGGTGACGACGATCGCGGCCCGGCTACGGAGGTCGCGATGA
- the mycP gene encoding type VII secretion-associated serine protease mycosin — MHRFLVIPVALALLAAPPALAITPPPIDPGALPPDVTGPDQPTEQRVLCSEPATLPDSSFDDPPWSNAYLGVNEAHKFATGAGVTVAVIDTGVNASPRVPAEPGGDFVDQAGDGLSDCDAHGTLTASIIAGRPAPTDGFIGVAPDARLLSLRQTSEAFEPVGSQANSNDPNATPAAGSIRSLARAVVHAANLGAGVINISEAACYKVSRPIDESSLGAAIHYAVTEKDAVIVVAAGNTGGDCAQNPLPDPATPADPRGWNTVQTVVTPAWYAPLVLTVGGIARNGMPSPFSMHGPWLGVAAPAEDIVALGYGGEPVNALEGREGPVPIAGTSFAAAYVSGLAALLRQRFPDLTPAQIINRIIATARHPGGGVDDLVGAGVVDDLAALTWDVPPGPESAPFDVRRIPPPVVDPGPDYGPITAVALVAAGLVLVLGLGALTRRALRRR, encoded by the coding sequence GTGCACCGTTTCTTGGTGATACCGGTGGCACTAGCTTTGCTGGCCGCGCCTCCGGCGTTGGCGATCACGCCGCCTCCCATCGATCCTGGGGCGTTGCCGCCGGATGTGACCGGACCGGACCAACCCACCGAGCAACGCGTGTTGTGTTCGGAGCCTGCGACGTTGCCGGATTCCAGCTTCGACGATCCGCCGTGGAGCAACGCCTACTTGGGCGTCAACGAGGCCCACAAATTCGCGACCGGGGCTGGAGTCACGGTGGCCGTCATCGACACCGGAGTCAACGCCTCCCCTCGGGTCCCAGCCGAGCCCGGGGGTGACTTCGTCGATCAGGCAGGTGACGGACTGTCTGATTGCGATGCCCATGGCACGCTCACCGCTTCGATCATCGCCGGCCGGCCCGCCCCCACGGACGGGTTCATCGGCGTCGCGCCCGACGCGCGGCTACTGTCACTACGCCAAACATCTGAGGCTTTCGAACCGGTTGGCTCGCAAGCTAATTCAAACGACCCCAATGCCACGCCGGCCGCTGGCTCGATCCGTAGCCTTGCCCGTGCAGTGGTGCACGCCGCCAATCTCGGCGCGGGTGTGATCAACATCAGTGAGGCCGCCTGCTACAAGGTGAGTAGGCCAATCGACGAGTCCAGCCTGGGTGCCGCCATCCACTATGCGGTCACCGAGAAGGACGCGGTGATTGTCGTGGCAGCCGGCAACACCGGCGGCGATTGTGCGCAGAATCCGCTGCCTGACCCGGCGACGCCGGCCGACCCACGCGGCTGGAACACGGTGCAGACGGTCGTGACACCCGCGTGGTATGCACCGCTGGTGCTGACCGTGGGAGGGATCGCGCGAAACGGCATGCCCAGCCCGTTCTCCATGCACGGGCCGTGGCTGGGCGTCGCGGCCCCAGCAGAAGATATTGTCGCGCTCGGCTACGGCGGCGAGCCGGTAAACGCCCTGGAAGGCCGGGAGGGGCCGGTCCCGATCGCCGGAACGTCATTCGCCGCAGCGTATGTCTCGGGTTTGGCGGCACTACTGCGGCAGCGGTTTCCCGATTTGACCCCGGCGCAGATCATCAACCGGATCATTGCCACGGCCAGACACCCTGGAGGCGGGGTCGACGACCTTGTGGGTGCCGGTGTCGTGGACGACCTGGCCGCACTGACGTGGGACGTTCCACCGGGCCCAGAGTCGGCGCCGTTCGATGTCAGACGGATTCCGCCGCCAGTGGTGGACCCGGGACCAGATTATGGACCGATCACGGCGGTCGCGCTGGTCGCCGCCGGCCTCGTGTTGGTCCTGGGATTGGGCGCGTTGACGCGGCGGGCGTTGAGACGGCGATGA
- a CDS encoding WXG100 family type VII secretion target, translating into MANSTIQVTPQMLRSTARDIQANMEHALGIAKGYLANQENVMNPATWSGAGVVASHMTATEITSDLNKVLVGGTRLAEGLVQAAALMEAHEADSQTAFQSLFGAGHGS; encoded by the coding sequence GTGGCAAACAGCACAATCCAAGTAACACCGCAGATGCTGCGTAGCACTGCCCGCGATATCCAGGCGAATATGGAACACGCCCTCGGGATCGCCAAGGGCTACCTGGCTAACCAGGAGAACGTGATGAACCCCGCGACCTGGTCCGGCGCCGGCGTCGTTGCCTCGCATATGACGGCCACCGAGATCACCAGTGACCTCAACAAGGTCCTGGTGGGTGGCACCCGGCTCGCCGAGGGCCTTGTTCAGGCTGCGGCGCTCATGGAGGCCCACGAAGCGGACTCCCAGACCGCGTTCCAGTCGCTGTTCGGCGCCGGCCACGGATCCTGA
- a CDS encoding ESX secretion-associated protein EspG, with protein MLTTTVDGLWVLQAVTGVEQTCPELGLRPLLPRLDTPDRALAHPIAAELMAAGALDESGAADPMIREWLTVLVRRDLGLLVTMNVPGHEPTRAAICRFATWWVVLERHGELVRLYPAGTASDEAAASELVVGQVERLCGVAEAAPLKPVTLDSDELQQSVRDGASLRSFLLSQRLDVDQLQIATMAADPARSAHAAIVALQAGIGPEKTARLVVGDSTVAIVDTPAGRICVEGVMSGQQRYQVLSPGSRSDIGGAVQRLIRRLPAGEEWHSYRRVV; from the coding sequence ATGCTGACGACGACGGTCGATGGGCTTTGGGTGCTCCAGGCGGTAACGGGGGTGGAACAGACCTGCCCCGAGCTTGGGCTGCGCCCCCTGCTGCCGCGCCTCGACACCCCCGACCGGGCCTTGGCTCATCCGATCGCCGCTGAACTGATGGCGGCCGGTGCGCTCGACGAGTCTGGTGCTGCCGATCCGATGATCCGTGAATGGCTCACCGTGCTGGTGCGGCGCGACTTGGGGCTACTCGTCACGATGAACGTGCCGGGCCATGAGCCGACGCGTGCCGCGATCTGCCGTTTCGCTACTTGGTGGGTGGTGTTGGAGCGCCACGGCGAACTAGTTCGCCTATATCCGGCCGGAACTGCCAGTGACGAGGCCGCGGCGAGTGAACTCGTGGTTGGTCAGGTCGAGCGGCTGTGCGGGGTCGCCGAAGCCGCGCCGCTCAAGCCGGTCACGCTTGATTCCGACGAGTTGCAGCAATCGGTGCGTGACGGCGCGAGCTTGCGCTCGTTCCTGCTCAGCCAGCGTCTCGACGTCGACCAGCTGCAGATCGCAACGATGGCGGCCGATCCGGCCCGCTCTGCGCACGCGGCCATCGTGGCGCTACAAGCGGGCATCGGACCCGAAAAAACGGCACGCCTCGTCGTTGGCGATTCGACGGTCGCCATTGTCGACACCCCTGCTGGCCGTATCTGCGTAGAGGGTGTGATGTCGGGACAACAGCGCTACCAGGTCCTGTCGCCGGGGTCACGCAGCGATATTGGTGGGGCCGTGCAGCGGCTTATCCGCCGGTTGCCGGCCGGCGAGGAGTGGCACTCGTACCGCCGTGTGGTCTGA
- a CDS encoding WXG100 family type VII secretion target encodes MGDQITYNPGAVSDFASDVGARAGQLHQIHDDTAAKTHALQEFFAGHGASGFFDAQAQMLSGLRGLIETVSQHGTTTSHVLGNAIGTDQHIAGLF; translated from the coding sequence ATGGGCGACCAGATCACCTACAACCCTGGAGCAGTGTCCGACTTCGCCTCGGACGTTGGGGCACGCGCCGGCCAGCTCCACCAGATTCACGATGACACCGCGGCCAAGACACATGCGCTACAGGAGTTCTTTGCAGGCCATGGAGCCTCAGGTTTCTTCGACGCTCAAGCGCAAATGCTGTCGGGGTTGCGGGGCCTGATCGAGACCGTCAGTCAGCACGGAACCACGACGAGCCATGTGCTGGGCAATGCGATCGGAACCGACCAGCACATCGCTGGCTTGTTCTAG
- the eccA gene encoding type VII secretion AAA-ATPase EccA: MTIAATASRMGDTMGDLQTARKYFDRAMAIMMRQGRAAALPEFVAATDAEPAMADAWLGRIACGDSDLAALKQLNANSEWLHRETTRIGQTLAAEIQLGPYIGITVTDASQVGLALSSALTIAGEYAEAEALLANRELLDSWANHQWHQLARAFLMYTTQRWPDVLLAAAEELPPQAIIMSAVTASICALAAHAAAHLGQGRVALDWLDRVDVIGHNRSSARFDADVLTASIGPADIPLLVADLAYVRGMVHRQLQEEDKAQIWLSKATINGVLTEAAKEALADPNLRLVVTDEQTIASRTDRWDAATAKTRDQLDDDDALERRAELLAQGRELLAKQVGLAAVKQAVSALEDQLEVRMMRLEHGLPVEGQTNHMLLVGPPGTGKTTTAEALGKIYAGMGIVRHPEIREVRRSDFCGHYIGESGPKTNDLIEKSLGRIIFMDEFYSLIERHQDGTPDMIGMEAVTQLLVQLETHRFDFCFIGAGYEDQVDEFLTVNPGLAGRFNRKLRFESYSPAEIVEIGHRYATPRASLLDEAARATFLDSAATIRNYTTPGGQHGIDAMQNGRFARNVIERAEGLRDTRVVAQKRAGQSVSVEDLQIITRADIEAAVRSVCSDNRDMAAIVW; this comes from the coding sequence ATGACCATCGCAGCCACGGCGTCGAGGATGGGGGACACGATGGGTGACTTGCAAACTGCGCGCAAGTATTTCGACCGGGCCATGGCGATCATGATGCGGCAGGGACGCGCGGCGGCGTTGCCCGAGTTCGTGGCCGCCACCGACGCTGAGCCCGCGATGGCGGACGCATGGCTGGGCCGTATCGCTTGTGGCGATAGTGATTTAGCTGCGCTGAAACAACTCAACGCCAACAGTGAATGGCTGCACCGCGAAACTACCCGAATAGGCCAGACGCTAGCGGCTGAGATCCAGCTGGGTCCGTATATCGGCATCACCGTGACCGATGCATCTCAGGTTGGTCTGGCTCTTTCGTCGGCGTTGACGATTGCCGGCGAATACGCTGAAGCCGAGGCGCTTCTGGCTAACCGCGAACTGTTGGATTCCTGGGCCAACCATCAGTGGCATCAGCTGGCCCGAGCCTTCCTGATGTACACGACGCAGCGTTGGCCCGACGTGTTGTTGGCAGCCGCGGAAGAGCTGCCGCCACAGGCGATCATCATGTCTGCTGTGACGGCATCGATCTGCGCGTTGGCAGCCCACGCCGCGGCCCACCTCGGACAGGGTCGGGTGGCCTTGGACTGGCTGGACCGCGTCGACGTCATTGGGCACAACAGGTCATCAGCCCGGTTCGACGCCGACGTGCTCACCGCCTCGATCGGCCCCGCGGATATTCCACTGCTAGTCGCCGATTTGGCGTATGTACGGGGGATGGTGCACCGGCAGCTGCAGGAGGAAGACAAGGCCCAGATCTGGCTGTCGAAGGCCACCATCAATGGAGTTCTGACCGAAGCGGCCAAAGAAGCCCTGGCAGACCCGAATTTGCGGTTGGTCGTCACCGACGAACAAACCATCGCCAGCCGCACCGACCGCTGGGACGCCGCGACGGCAAAGACTCGCGACCAACTTGACGATGACGATGCGCTGGAGCGGCGCGCCGAACTCTTGGCCCAAGGCCGAGAGCTGTTGGCCAAACAGGTGGGCTTGGCCGCGGTCAAGCAGGCGGTATCGGCCCTCGAGGACCAGCTCGAAGTACGCATGATGCGTCTGGAGCACGGCCTGCCTGTCGAGGGACAGACCAACCACATGCTTCTGGTGGGGCCGCCGGGAACGGGTAAGACAACGACCGCGGAAGCTCTGGGCAAGATCTATGCGGGGATGGGGATCGTCCGCCACCCGGAGATTCGGGAGGTCCGGCGGTCGGACTTCTGCGGCCACTACATCGGTGAATCGGGACCCAAGACAAACGACCTGATCGAGAAGTCGCTTGGACGAATCATTTTCATGGACGAGTTCTACTCTCTGATCGAGAGGCACCAGGACGGCACGCCGGACATGATCGGCATGGAAGCCGTCACCCAGCTCCTCGTTCAATTGGAGACCCACCGATTCGACTTCTGCTTCATCGGGGCAGGCTATGAGGATCAGGTGGACGAATTCCTCACCGTGAATCCAGGTTTGGCCGGTCGGTTCAACCGCAAACTGCGGTTTGAGTCTTATTCACCAGCAGAGATCGTGGAAATCGGGCACCGCTACGCCACGCCACGTGCCAGCCTGCTCGACGAGGCCGCCCGTGCGACATTTCTGGACTCGGCGGCGACCATCCGCAACTACACCACACCTGGGGGTCAGCACGGGATCGACGCGATGCAGAACGGCCGGTTCGCCCGCAACGTCATCGAACGTGCGGAGGGGCTTCGTGACACGCGAGTGGTTGCCCAAAAACGTGCGGGTCAATCGGTGTCGGTTGAGGATCTGCAGATCATCACGCGCGCCGACATCGAGGCCGCCGTTCGCAGCGTGTGCTCGGACAACCGCGACATGGCAGCCATCGTTTGGTGA
- a CDS encoding MinD/ParA family ATP-binding protein, with protein MTSPWNDPNMSDEGAPGRGDPSAGRDFHDSVSDTMRITDLAAPRKIPPGSGWRKFVYRASFHKINPGESPSERHYRDLQNRIRRHIRRQYVVTVVSGKGGVGVTTVAACIGGVFRECRPENVIAIDAVPGFGTLADRIDESPPGDYSAIINDTDVQGYADIREHLGQNTVGLDVLAGNRTSDQPRPLVPAMFSGVLSRLRRTHTVIVVDTSADLEHDVMKPVLQSTDTLVFVSGITADRSRPVLRAVDYLRSQGYHELVSRSTVIINHTDAMADKDALAYLTERFTKVGAIVEVLPFDPHLAKGGIIDTAHELKKKSRLRLFEITAGLADKYIPDAERMAP; from the coding sequence GTGACGAGCCCTTGGAATGACCCGAATATGTCGGACGAAGGTGCGCCCGGAAGGGGGGATCCGTCGGCTGGGCGCGACTTCCATGATTCGGTATCGGACACAATGCGCATTACCGATCTGGCCGCCCCGCGAAAGATTCCGCCCGGGTCGGGTTGGCGAAAATTCGTCTATCGTGCTTCATTTCACAAAATAAACCCTGGTGAATCGCCGAGTGAACGGCACTACCGCGATTTGCAGAACCGTATCCGGCGCCATATCCGGCGGCAATACGTCGTCACGGTGGTCTCCGGCAAAGGTGGGGTAGGTGTCACGACGGTGGCCGCCTGTATTGGTGGCGTGTTTCGGGAGTGCCGGCCGGAGAACGTGATTGCCATCGATGCCGTTCCAGGTTTCGGTACGCTGGCCGACCGCATCGACGAGTCGCCACCAGGCGACTACTCCGCGATCATCAACGACACCGACGTGCAAGGCTACGCGGATATCCGCGAACACCTGGGGCAGAATACGGTGGGACTCGACGTGCTGGCCGGAAATCGCACATCAGACCAGCCGCGGCCGCTGGTGCCGGCGATGTTCTCCGGGGTGCTCTCCCGCTTGCGGCGAACCCACACCGTGATCGTCGTCGACACGTCCGCGGACCTCGAACACGACGTGATGAAGCCGGTGTTGCAGAGCACCGACACTCTCGTTTTCGTCTCGGGAATCACCGCGGATCGGTCGAGACCAGTGCTGCGCGCGGTGGACTATCTGCGATCCCAGGGCTACCACGAGCTGGTCTCGCGCAGCACCGTGATAATCAACCACACCGATGCCATGGCAGACAAAGATGCGCTGGCTTATCTGACGGAACGCTTCACCAAAGTCGGTGCAATTGTGGAAGTGTTGCCCTTTGATCCGCACCTGGCCAAAGGTGGGATCATCGACACTGCCCATGAATTAAAGAAAAAGTCTAGGTTGCGGCTTTTCGAAATCACCGCGGGACTCGCCGACAAATACATTCCCGATGCTGAACGCATGGCGCCATGA
- the eccD gene encoding type VII secretion integral membrane protein EccD, giving the protein MTAPHKVAFPARCAVNISYDKHLCSQVFPAGIPVEGFFEGMVELFDADLKRKGFDGVALPAGSYELHKINGVRLDINKSLDELGVQDGDTLVLVPRVAGDSFEPQYESLSTGLAAMGKWLGRDGGDRMFAPVTPLTAAHTAIAIIAMAVAVVVALTLRMRALLDSPIPSVVAGAIGVLLVVAAWVVWWGWRERRDLFSGFGWLAVVLLAVAGATAPPGRLGAPHGLIGLAVVILGAIAIGVVTQKRWQTAVVAAVVTVCGILAAVAAVRMFRPASLQVLAICVLVGLLVLVRMTALIALWVAQVRPPHFGSITGRDLFARREGMPVDTVSPVSEDETDDEDNELTDITARGAAIAASARLVNAVQIGVCVGVSIILPAAVWGVLTPGQPWAWLALVVAGLVVGLFITQGRGFAAKYQAVALVCGAAAAVCAGIVKYALYAPQSVPGGLLWPAVAVAAFAALGLAAALLVPAVRFRPLIRLTVEWVEVLAMIALLPAAAALGGLFTWLRH; this is encoded by the coding sequence ATGACGGCGCCACATAAGGTTGCTTTTCCGGCACGCTGTGCCGTCAACATTTCCTACGACAAGCATCTGTGCTCCCAGGTGTTCCCGGCCGGAATTCCGGTGGAGGGGTTTTTCGAGGGAATGGTAGAGCTGTTCGACGCCGACCTGAAACGTAAGGGCTTCGACGGAGTCGCGCTGCCAGCGGGTAGCTATGAGCTGCACAAGATCAACGGTGTCCGGCTGGATATCAACAAGAGCCTCGATGAGTTGGGTGTTCAAGACGGCGACACGTTGGTGCTGGTGCCCCGGGTCGCCGGCGACTCGTTTGAACCGCAGTACGAGTCGCTATCGACCGGATTGGCGGCCATGGGCAAGTGGCTCGGCCGCGACGGTGGGGACCGAATGTTTGCGCCGGTGACGCCGCTGACGGCCGCGCACACCGCAATCGCGATCATCGCAATGGCGGTCGCGGTAGTGGTGGCGCTGACCTTACGGATGCGTGCATTGCTCGACAGCCCGATTCCGTCGGTCGTCGCCGGAGCGATCGGCGTGCTGCTCGTGGTCGCGGCCTGGGTGGTGTGGTGGGGGTGGCGGGAACGCCGGGACCTGTTCAGCGGGTTCGGGTGGCTGGCGGTGGTGTTGCTCGCCGTCGCTGGTGCCACCGCGCCGCCGGGTCGACTTGGCGCGCCGCACGGACTGATCGGTCTTGCGGTGGTGATCCTGGGTGCTATTGCTATCGGTGTCGTGACGCAAAAGCGGTGGCAGACCGCAGTGGTCGCCGCAGTCGTCACAGTGTGCGGAATCCTTGCCGCTGTGGCCGCCGTCCGGATGTTTCGACCGGCCTCGCTGCAGGTGTTGGCGATTTGTGTGCTGGTCGGGCTGCTCGTCCTGGTCAGGATGACCGCGTTGATCGCACTCTGGGTCGCGCAAGTGCGACCCCCGCACTTCGGATCGATCACTGGCCGGGACTTGTTCGCGCGTCGCGAGGGAATGCCCGTGGACACGGTATCTCCGGTCAGCGAGGACGAGACCGACGACGAAGACAACGAATTGACAGACATCACCGCCCGCGGCGCGGCGATAGCGGCCTCGGCACGGCTCGTCAACGCGGTGCAGATCGGCGTGTGCGTCGGGGTGTCGATCATCTTGCCGGCGGCGGTATGGGGCGTTCTTACGCCGGGACAACCGTGGGCGTGGTTGGCGTTGGTGGTTGCCGGGTTGGTAGTCGGTCTCTTCATCACCCAGGGCCGTGGATTTGCGGCAAAGTACCAAGCGGTGGCGCTGGTATGTGGGGCCGCGGCTGCGGTGTGCGCCGGCATTGTCAAGTACGCCCTCTATGCACCACAAAGTGTCCCAGGAGGGTTGCTATGGCCCGCCGTGGCAGTGGCCGCGTTCGCCGCGTTGGGTTTGGCGGCTGCACTATTGGTGCCGGCGGTGAGATTTAGGCCGCTCATCCGGTTGACTGTGGAATGGGTCGAAGTGCTGGCCATGATCGCGTTGCTACCGGCGGCGGCAGCGCTCGGTGGACTGTTCACGTGGCTTCGCCATTGA
- the eccE gene encoding type VII secretion protein EccE produces MRSTLTGFSSGSNRRVVGVWVVFVLVLVSWGLGGYLGAGIAVVVGIALVFVPWRGQPAWSWAVLMLRGRRPICWNAPITAANNRSGGGVRVHDGTAVVAVQLLGRAHRATTVIGSVAVDSDNVVDLAELVPMLHHALGLELDSISAVTFGSRHSTVGDYPRVYDAEIGTPPYAGRRETWLIMRLRVIDNTRAVQWRISVGATAISVAQRIASSLRCQGLRAKVATATDMVELDRRLGSDAVAGNAQRWKAIRGESGWMTTYAYPAEAITSRILAQAWTLRADEVIQNVTVFGDATCTATLTVRTPTPAPTPPSVILRRLNGEQAAAAAANMCGPRPHLRGLRRSPLPAQLITEIGPSGVLVGKLSNGDRLLIPVTDVGELSRVFVAADDPIAKRIVIRTVGAGERVCVHTRNKERWASVRMPEVNIVSSARPAPRTTVSVVEYSGRRKKDRDGTVEGGGIDVAIAPTPRPASVITIAPSGTKLPEAHKHGFEVIIEQVDRAMVKVNAAGQDWLVEMELFRAENRYVSVEPVTMSTAT; encoded by the coding sequence ATGAGATCCACGCTGACCGGGTTTAGCTCGGGCAGCAATCGGCGGGTCGTCGGGGTCTGGGTAGTGTTCGTCCTCGTCTTGGTGAGTTGGGGTCTCGGCGGCTACCTCGGCGCGGGCATCGCCGTCGTGGTGGGCATCGCGCTGGTGTTCGTCCCGTGGCGCGGTCAGCCGGCTTGGTCGTGGGCGGTGTTGATGCTGCGCGGCCGGCGTCCGATCTGCTGGAACGCGCCGATTACCGCGGCCAACAACCGCTCCGGGGGCGGTGTGCGCGTGCACGACGGCACCGCGGTGGTGGCGGTCCAACTGCTCGGCAGGGCACACCGGGCAACTACAGTGATCGGCTCGGTCGCCGTCGACAGCGACAACGTTGTTGATCTGGCGGAACTGGTGCCGATGCTGCACCACGCGCTTGGCTTGGAGCTCGATTCGATCTCGGCCGTCACGTTTGGTTCGCGGCACAGCACAGTCGGTGACTACCCACGGGTCTACGACGCAGAGATCGGCACCCCGCCCTATGCGGGTCGGCGGGAAACGTGGCTGATCATGCGGTTACGGGTCATTGACAACACGCGAGCGGTGCAGTGGCGCATCAGCGTTGGGGCGACTGCGATTTCGGTAGCTCAGCGGATTGCCAGCTCGTTGCGGTGCCAGGGGTTGCGCGCCAAGGTGGCTACCGCCACCGATATGGTTGAACTCGATCGCCGACTGGGTTCCGACGCGGTTGCGGGGAATGCGCAGCGGTGGAAGGCCATTCGCGGGGAGTCGGGATGGATGACCACCTACGCCTACCCGGCGGAGGCGATAACATCGCGGATCCTCGCCCAGGCATGGACCCTGCGTGCGGATGAGGTCATCCAGAACGTGACAGTTTTTGGGGACGCGACGTGCACGGCAACACTCACGGTGCGCACTCCTACGCCGGCCCCGACTCCGCCCAGTGTGATCTTGCGCCGCCTCAACGGCGAGCAAGCCGCCGCTGCGGCGGCCAACATGTGTGGCCCCCGCCCGCACCTCCGTGGCCTGCGGCGCAGCCCGCTGCCGGCGCAGTTGATCACCGAGATCGGCCCGTCGGGTGTGTTGGTGGGCAAGTTGAGCAACGGTGACCGCCTGCTGATCCCGGTGACCGATGTCGGTGAACTGTCGCGGGTGTTTGTGGCTGCCGATGACCCGATCGCCAAACGGATCGTGATCCGCACGGTCGGCGCCGGAGAGCGGGTCTGTGTGCACACCCGGAACAAGGAACGCTGGGCCAGCGTGCGCATGCCCGAAGTGAATATCGTCAGCTCCGCCCGGCCTGCGCCGCGCACTACCGTGAGCGTGGTGGAGTACTCCGGGCGCCGAAAGAAAGATCGCGACGGAACTGTCGAGGGTGGCGGCATTGATGTAGCGATCGCGCCCACGCCGCGTCCTGCTAGCGTGATCACGATCGCCCCATCTGGCACGAAACTGCCCGAGGCACACAAGCACGGCTTTGAGGTGATTATCGAACAAGTCGACCGCGCGATGGTGAAAGTCAATGCGGCAGGACAAGACTGGCTGGTCGAGATGGAACTGTTCCGCGCGGAGAACCGTTACGTCAGCGTTGAGCCGGTCACGATGTCTACCGCTACCTAG